The genomic window GAAATCACACTTAAATCGAAAAAAGACAAAGGAAGTACTTTTTTTGTGACACTTCCATACAACCCAGCACTTAGCTACTTAGACAACAATAGCTCAACTTCTAATTTAAAAGAAGAAGAAGAAGAAGAAGAAGAAGCGCACAAATGCAACATTTTAATTGCTGAAGATGAAGAAATAAATTTTTTATTCCTTGAAATTTTATTAAAAAATGAAGTGGATTTAAATTGCAGTATTGTTCATGCAAAAAACGGAGAAGAAGCCGTTGCTATTTGTCGAAAAAACCCTGAAATTGACTTCGTATTAATGGACTTAAAAATGCCTGTCATGGATGGGTTTGAAGCTATAAAATTGATAAAAGAATTTCGTCCAGAATTACCAATCGTTGCGCAAACAGCCTTCTCATCAGCCGAAGATAAAGAACGCGTATTTGCCGCAGGCTTCAACGATTTTCTTTCAAAACCCATAGGTCAAGAAGCTCTCAGAGAAGTCATCAACAAACAAAAAGAACAAAAAAGAATTAACGAAAATATAGTCTTTAAAAATTCACAAACGTAATCAGATTGAATTGATCACGACTGGAGTTTTCAAAAAGCTGATTCATATACCCCGCTTCTATACGGACATTTTTGTGAAGCTGATAGCCCAATCCGGCATAGACACGGTTGCGATCAAACACCGAACTCTCGGTATTTAAAAACACTTCGTTATACGCCGATATATAAAGCTTTGACGGCAATGTGTCAGTTTTAATTATTGGCACTTTAAATGCTAAAAAATAGCGCAAACGCAGTTTAAAATCGGCTTCCACAAAACGCTGTTCAAATCGGTAGCGGTGACTCAAAGACATACTTCCTATTTTTTGTTTCGATGTAAATTGCTGAAAAATACGATGCTCGTTAACGTCTGATTTTTCTTGGGCATCTGCCACATAATTTTGAGATAGTATATAACCATAGCCTAACAATACATTGTGATTGTTTTCAGACAAATTATAACCCACTCCCGTACGGAGTAACAATTGTTCTAAATCGCCAATGGCATCATAATTACGGTACTGAACCTCGTTGTGAATGTTCCATTTGCTGTTTACTTTTTTACTGCCTATATAAATCAGCCAATTTCCAAAATCACTGCTTTGAGCGGTTGCAATATAAGGCAGCAGTAACATACCTGTTAATGCTGCCATAAAGAAGTTTGATTTTTTAAGCATAAAACGTCACTTTCCCGTTGGCAATGTCATACATCCCACCAACAATGATCAACTCGCCTTTGGCTTCCATTTCGTTAAGAATGGCACTGTTGCTACGAATATTACTCAATGTCATTTCAACATTTTTAGCCGCTACGGTGTTTACAAAATCAATATTCCCAGAAGTTCTTGAAGCTTCATCCGCAGGAAGCGGCACAGCCTCAACTGCAGGTTCAATTTTGTTGATCAACGCCGTTAGATTCCCCATTCGTGCATGGTCGCAAGCGCCTTTCACAGCCCCACAAGCGGTGTGTCCTAAGACCACCAATACTTTGGTTCCTGCAAGTTTACATGCAAATTCCATGCTTCCTAAAATATCTTCATTGACAAAATTTCCCGCAATACGAATACTGAATAAATCGCCAATCCCTTGGTCAAAAATATGTTCGGCTGATACGCGTGAATCAATACAATGCAAAACGGTTGCAAAAGGATACTGTCCACTGCTCGTCGCATCTACTTGTGCGTTTAAATTTCTTGCAACTTGGGTTGCAGTTAAAAAGCGATTGTTTCCATCTTTTAAGGATTGTAAGGACGTTTCTGGTGTCATTGCTGACTGACTTTCTTTAGTGTGTGCTTTCATAATTTTAAATATTAATTTAGTTGTGTTGTTTATTAAATTGTTTGTGGTCGTAATTGGAAAAACTTTATAAAACTCTCAGGGTTTTCCACAACACCTCTGACAGATATTAATTTGATATCAATGTTTCTTTGACGTGCTTTCTCAGAAAAATCTTCTAAAATCTCAATGATATCATTATCAAGATAGCGCGTTTTGGTGACATCTAATTCCAAATAACTTTTGCGTGCTAAGTTATCCAATTCTTTTAGAATGGCTCCTTTGTTAAAAAAGGTCACTTCTTCCGCTAAGGTCATTTTAATTTTCTGGACTCCGTTACTCTTATCTTCAATGTGTAAGAAATGTGAATTTTGAAAACTCTTTATCAGAATGACAACAATTCCAACGGCAAGTCCCAATGAAATTCCAATCAAAAGATCGGTGAAAATAATTCCTAAAACCGTTACAATAAAGGGCGTAAATTGTTTCCATCCTGATCGGTAGATCTCTATAAACAAAGTAGGTTTCGCTAATTTATAACCTACAATAAAAAGTATCGCCGCCAAAACGGAAAGCGGTATTTTGTTTAATAAATTAGGAATCAAAATTACTGAGATCAACAATAAGAATCCATGAATAATGGCTGACATTTTTGTTTTTCCTCCCGATTGAATATTGGCTGAACTGCGAACAATCACTTGCGTCACTGGCAACCCTCCTATCAATCCCGAAAATATATTTCCAATACCTTGCGCTAGTAATTCTCTATTGGTGGGTGTCACACGTTTTAAAGGATCAATTTTATCAGTAGCCTCTACACATAACAAAGTTTCTAAACTTGCTACCAAGGCGATGGTAAACGCCACAATCCATACTTGGGGATTGCTAATGGCTCCAAAATTTGGAAAACTAAACTGTGCGAAAAAAGAAGTGGCATCTTCTGGAACAGGTACACTCACAAGTAAGTCCGATGAAATCCCCCACTGTGTACTGCCTTTGGTGCTTATAAAATAAATGATCCCCGTAGCAACAGCTACCAAAGGCCCTTGCACCAATTTAAAGAATTTTCCTTTGTCGTCTAAGACCTCACTCCATAACAACAAAATAGTCAATGCCAAAAGTGCAATAATTGTCGCTCCTGGACTGATAAAGTTAATCGTATTTAATATGGCAGAAAACGTGTTTTCTCCATCCACTTGAAAAAAGGCAAAACTCCCTTCTGGATTGGAATTATAGCCAAAAAAATGCGGAATTTGCTTGAGGATGATGATGATCCCAATTCCGGTAAGCATCCCTTTAATTACGGAAGACGGGAAATAATACCCAATCACACCAGCTTTTAAGATGCCAAATAGAAATTGAATGGCGCCTCCTAATACGACGGCTAATAAAAAGTTCTCGAAACTCCCGAGAGTTCCAATTGCGGTTAGGACAATCGCAGCCAAGCCTGCTGCGGGTCCACTCACCCCTACTGTGGATTTACTGATACCTCCTACGACAACGCCGCCAACAATCCCCGCAATAAGTCCCGAAAAAAGCGGTGCGCCACTAGCAAGGGCGATCCCTAAACACAAGGGTAGCGCCACAAAGAATACGACAATACTAGAAGGTAGGTCTGATTTTAAATTTTTAAATGGGTTTGAACTGTTCATTATAATATATGGTGTTGAAGCGCTACAGCTGTGCAGTGCTCACATTTGATTTGTTTAATTTTTTGTAATTGAAATGACTTAAAAGTCGCTAACCTTTCTAATGGAATACGCTTTTAATGACGGAAGGATTATACGTCTTCTGGAGGTGGGTCGTGAGTGTCAATGGTTACCTCGGATTTTAGATACTGTTTACCGTAAATAGATTCTTTTTTGACAAAGACCCTGGAAGTCGTTTCTTCAATTACAAATCGAAGTTCCACTTTTTTCTCTTTAGAGTCTTCTATTTCTTGCGTTTCTTTTTCACTCGAATCGTTTTCAGTTTCTAAATCGAGCCAAGAAAATGCTTGTGGTTCAGATACCGCCAGCGATTCAACCACAGGTTGTAAAATGATGGATCCAAATACCAATGCAAAAATGAGGACTCTAAACCCGAGGGCTATGATGTATGAAAACTGCTTCATTTTTCGGAAAGGGTATTAAAAACTAAATCGGTATAAAACCGTACAATATTATTTTTTCCTTCTTCAAAATCGGTTAAAGAGGGCAAGTGTTTTGAAAAATACCGCTGATGGTGGGCCCCTTCAATCACGGTTGAAATTAACATATGTGGAAACTCATAACTCGGATTGATTTCTGTTACAAGATCGCTGACCCGTTGCACCACGCGTTTGTAGGTTTTGTAATAGCCTTTTTTATTTTCACTGTCGATCGCCTTGGTGTGGTAGGCTTTCGAAGATTCTGAAATGATGATTTTGTTTAATAACACTTCATTGATGTATGAAAACGCATTGTCTTCTGTCACTTCGGCTGTAAGTATCAAAACTGCTTGGGTAAGGCGGTCGTGAGCAGAGGGTACATTTAAGGTGGAAAACACCAATTTATACTCAATCCAACTCCAATACCAATTGATTAAATAGACCAAGAGTGCATGTTTACTATCAAAATAACGGTACACCGAACTTTCGTTGGAACCAATTTCAAGACCCAACTTCTTAAAAGTGAAATCTTCAAAGCCCAAAGCATCAATCATCTCAATACTTTTAGAGACAATTTTCTGTCCTAAAACCGACGATTCTGGATTCTTTGTATAAAGATCTGGGCTAATGGTGATATGTAATTGTAGTTTTTCCATTGTAATACTCAGCAAATATAATAGTAATACTATTAATGTTAAATAGTTTAACATTTATTTCACACCCCGAAGTGTTAAAAAACAATGCCATATTGGTTGAAAGTCATTTTTTTTTGTACGTTTGTGATGGACTTAGACCTCAAATCTGATTCTTCATAACCAATGAACCTAGAGTAACATATTTTTTACTGTAACGTAAGACGCTTGTATAGGCGCCTATTTTTGACACATCCTTCTGTTTAGAAGGTGTTTGGAAAGTTACTTAACTAGTAATCTAAACAATAAATTAAATATTATGAAAATCAAAATTATTACGCTCGGAGTTTTAACATTAATTTTATCAAGTTGCGCTTCAATTATTCACGGCCCAACTCAATTAGTAGATTTTAGTAGTCAACCAAGTGGGGCAACGATCAAAATTGACGGAAAAGACTATGGCAAAACACCTCAATCAATTTCATTAAGGCGAAAAGGAAAAGCAAAAGGAGATAAATCCAATAAAAAAAGTTATGACATTCAAATTTCATTAGATAAATACTACCCATATGAAATGAAAATTAAACGCGAAATGGACGAGTGGTTCTTAGGAAATATATTATTTGGTGGGATTATTGGGATTATTGTTGATGCATCAAATGGAAGTATGTATAAATTGACACCAGACCAAGTTATTGCACAAATGAACAACAATTCATCTGCAATGATTGATGCTAATGACAATCGAGTTTATGTTGCCGTTACAATGAAAACAGATCCAAACTGGGAAAAAATAGGGCAATTAAAACGAATAGAATAAATCTAAAAAATTATTAATTACGTTTACTGAATATGGCTTGTTTGTAGTTGAAAAAAGTACTTAGACCTCCAATCTGATTCTTCATAACCAATGAACCTAGAGTAACATATTTTTTACTGTAACGTAAGACGCTTGTATAGACGCCTATTTCTGATGCACTATTTTTCGAAGGTGTTTGGATGGGCTTTTTACACTAAGTGATTAAAAAAAACATCAACAACTAAATCAAACAAATGAAACTCATTAAAATCACCCTTTTATGTATTGTAATCTCCACATTGACAAATTGTGCCTCTGGTTACAAAATGATTAAACCAACATCAATAAATTACATTTCAACTTATGAAACTGATGGTGTGAAGCTTGAATATAAATACGACTTACTTGATAAAAAATATGCCAAAAAAGAATATACTAAAGGAGTCAAACTTGTTGCTATAAAAATAACCAACAACTCTAACAGAGATTTAATGTTTGGCAGAGACATTACATTAGCTTACAAAGGTGGAGCAGAAGTTTATATCTTAGAAAATGAAAAAGTATTTAGTACGCTAAAACAAAGTCCTGCATCGTATTTATGGTACTTACTTTTAACACCTGTAAATTTTCATACAACAAAAACAAACTCAAATGGATTTACGGAAAATACGAGTTCAACTCCAATCGGATTGGTTTTAGGACCTGGATTGGCTGGAGGAAATATGATTGCTGCTGGGTCTGCTAATCAAAAATTCAACTCTGACCTGATGGATCATAACATCAATGGAGTGATCATTAAAAAAGGGGAGACAAAACATGGATTGATTGGAATTAAATCTGATTCATTCGATGCATTGAAATTGAAAATTGAATGACATTGGGTTAAATTAACCAAATCAGACAAACTCTCCCAATTTTATAAACACTAAAATTTAAAAAAAATCTAAAACCTTAAACCATGAATGACGTATTAGTAGTAATGATCCTATTTATCATGGGTGCACAATTTGGAATAGCATTAACAGCCACAGTCATTGTCCATCCAATTTTGGTAATGGCAAAAAAAGCAACCGCCATTGAAATTTTTAAACCCTTTTTTGACAAAACGCATATTTGGGTTTTGGTGTCATCAATCATTGTAACAGTCTTGGCATTGGCATATTCAATATTTACAGGAAACTTGTGGTGGTTTGGGGTGTCCTTGCTCATGCATTTAAACGGCCCTTATACCATAATTTTTATGATGCCATTAAACAGGCGACTCATGGACAAAAATGTGGACCCACTTTCTGAACAAACAGCAAACGACATCAAAAAATGGGGAAGACTGCATTTGGTAAGAACACTTCTAAATGGAACCATATTGTTTGCGTTTATCGTATTGGCAGTTTATATGTAAAAAAAGAGAAGCCAAATGAAAAAAGCAATCATCGTTGGAGCAACTTCGGGAATTGGAAATGCCTTGGCAAAAATTCTTGTTGAGAATGACTATATGATTGGAATTACGGGAAGACGAAAAACGGAACTTCAGAAGTTAAAAAAATTAAATCCAAAAAATTTCAGCATCAGTGCTTTTGATTGCACTAGAGAAAATAATTCTGAAAAACTGGAGGATTTGGTGGCGCAACTTGATGGTTTAGACCTATTAGTTTTGAGTGCTGGCACAGGCGATTTAAATGAAAACCTAGAATATGAAATAGAGCATGCTACAAATCAACTAAATGTGATTGCCTTCACTGAAGTTGTGGACTGGGCATTTAATTATTTTGAAAAACAAGGCAAAGGACATTTGGTCGCCATCAGCTCTATTGGAGGACTGAGGGGGAGTCGAATGGCGCCCGCCTACAACGCGTCTAAAGCTTATCAGATAAATTACCTAGAAGGACTCAGACAAAAGGCTAAAAACTCTAAAAAACAAATTTATGTGACGGATATCAGACCCGGTCTTATAGATACCGACATGGCAAAAGGCGAAGGACAATTTTGGGTTGCCACCAAGGAAAAAGCAGCCAAACAGATTTATGGACTCATAAAAAGGAAAAAGACTGTAGGATACGTGACTAAAAGATGGCGACTGATTTCGTTACTCCTTAAAACCGTTCCTAATGGAATTTATAAACGGATGTGAAAGTCTATGCTAACTCGAGCGTCACGCTCCTGAACAGAATAACAGCACAAGCAAGATACTTGTGCTAGCAAATTTAATAGCACCCCCTACTGCGTCTTCAACCACCTCAAATAAAGATTCTCCACTTT from Formosa sp. Hel1_33_131 includes these protein-coding regions:
- a CDS encoding DUF2490 domain-containing protein codes for the protein MAALTGMLLLPYIATAQSSDFGNWLIYIGSKKVNSKWNIHNEVQYRNYDAIGDLEQLLLRTGVGYNLSENNHNVLLGYGYILSQNYVADAQEKSDVNEHRIFQQFTSKQKIGSMSLSHRYRFEQRFVEADFKLRLRYFLAFKVPIIKTDTLPSKLYISAYNEVFLNTESSVFDRNRVYAGLGYQLHKNVRIEAGYMNQLFENSSRDQFNLITFVNF
- a CDS encoding carbonic anhydrase family protein, with the protein product MKAHTKESQSAMTPETSLQSLKDGNNRFLTATQVARNLNAQVDATSSGQYPFATVLHCIDSRVSAEHIFDQGIGDLFSIRIAGNFVNEDILGSMEFACKLAGTKVLVVLGHTACGAVKGACDHARMGNLTALINKIEPAVEAVPLPADEASRTSGNIDFVNTVAAKNVEMTLSNIRSNSAILNEMEAKGELIIVGGMYDIANGKVTFYA
- a CDS encoding SulP family inorganic anion transporter, which translates into the protein MNSSNPFKNLKSDLPSSIVVFFVALPLCLGIALASGAPLFSGLIAGIVGGVVVGGISKSTVGVSGPAAGLAAIVLTAIGTLGSFENFLLAVVLGGAIQFLFGILKAGVIGYYFPSSVIKGMLTGIGIIIILKQIPHFFGYNSNPEGSFAFFQVDGENTFSAILNTINFISPGATIIALLALTILLLWSEVLDDKGKFFKLVQGPLVAVATGIIYFISTKGSTQWGISSDLLVSVPVPEDATSFFAQFSFPNFGAISNPQVWIVAFTIALVASLETLLCVEATDKIDPLKRVTPTNRELLAQGIGNIFSGLIGGLPVTQVIVRSSANIQSGGKTKMSAIIHGFLLLISVILIPNLLNKIPLSVLAAILFIVGYKLAKPTLFIEIYRSGWKQFTPFIVTVLGIIFTDLLIGISLGLAVGIVVILIKSFQNSHFLHIEDKSNGVQKIKMTLAEEVTFFNKGAILKELDNLARKSYLELDVTKTRYLDNDIIEILEDFSEKARQRNIDIKLISVRGVVENPESFIKFFQLRPQTI
- a CDS encoding TetR/AcrR family transcriptional regulator, translating into MEKLQLHITISPDLYTKNPESSVLGQKIVSKSIEMIDALGFEDFTFKKLGLEIGSNESSVYRYFDSKHALLVYLINWYWSWIEYKLVFSTLNVPSAHDRLTQAVLILTAEVTEDNAFSYINEVLLNKIIISESSKAYHTKAIDSENKKGYYKTYKRVVQRVSDLVTEINPSYEFPHMLISTVIEGAHHQRYFSKHLPSLTDFEEGKNNIVRFYTDLVFNTLSEK
- a CDS encoding PEGA domain-containing protein yields the protein MKIKIITLGVLTLILSSCASIIHGPTQLVDFSSQPSGATIKIDGKDYGKTPQSISLRRKGKAKGDKSNKKSYDIQISLDKYYPYEMKIKREMDEWFLGNILFGGIIGIIVDASNGSMYKLTPDQVIAQMNNNSSAMIDANDNRVYVAVTMKTDPNWEKIGQLKRIE
- a CDS encoding DUF1772 domain-containing protein, whose translation is MNDVLVVMILFIMGAQFGIALTATVIVHPILVMAKKATAIEIFKPFFDKTHIWVLVSSIIVTVLALAYSIFTGNLWWFGVSLLMHLNGPYTIIFMMPLNRRLMDKNVDPLSEQTANDIKKWGRLHLVRTLLNGTILFAFIVLAVYM
- a CDS encoding SDR family NAD(P)-dependent oxidoreductase, which produces MKKAIIVGATSGIGNALAKILVENDYMIGITGRRKTELQKLKKLNPKNFSISAFDCTRENNSEKLEDLVAQLDGLDLLVLSAGTGDLNENLEYEIEHATNQLNVIAFTEVVDWAFNYFEKQGKGHLVAISSIGGLRGSRMAPAYNASKAYQINYLEGLRQKAKNSKKQIYVTDIRPGLIDTDMAKGEGQFWVATKEKAAKQIYGLIKRKKTVGYVTKRWRLISLLLKTVPNGIYKRM